The Capsicum annuum cultivar UCD-10X-F1 chromosome 3, UCD10Xv1.1, whole genome shotgun sequence genomic sequence CCTTAAAAGCAGTATTTTTGTCCTAAAAAAAAAACTGCACTCTTATACtacaaaattttcagttttacaCTCTCGAAGAATACATTTTTTATACAAAGAGCCAACATTTAGGAGTGGTTGGAATAACCAATAAAACTAATTAGATGATTAAGGCTACGAAATAGATATGAAGTTACTTCAACATCAATCAATCCGCACCAAATAGATATGCAAATAAACACAAGACTagtagaataaataataataataagaaagtgGAAGAAAGCAAAGGACTAGATACTATAAGCTCTTATAGAAGGAAATGGTTCCTAGTGATTTAAACCCCAAGCACTGTGATCCTATAGCCGTTAACCCAATGCTATGGGTCAAATTGAGTTCCATTGCGGAACTCCAGCTCCCAAGTGTACatgtaaaagaaaagaatgaggaaacAGATTAGAAACAAgctaaatttatatataaaaaaaaaagattaaggaTAACAAGTAAATACTCCAATAGTATGACATAGATCACAACCAGTATTGAGACACTCAAATATATAGGCAGCCAACTCATGCCCTTCAAGCAATTGTAATAATAAAGTACCCAAAATCAATAACTACTTACATGAATAACAATAGTAAAATGGCGTCAATCGAAGCCAATGATCTCCATTTACTAACTAAAACATTATCTATATCACGGGCGCGTGAGTAATACTAGCAACAAAGTCACACACTTGGTCTATCTAAAGAAATGTACATTTTTACTAACTTGTCTAAGCAGGCTTCAAAGAACACAGTCACTTACCAATATAAGCACGTATTAAACACTAATGAAAAATGTTCACACATGTATTCCATCTGTAAAGCTAGTGTGATTCAACAGGATAAAAAAAACAATtaacaaatttaaacaaaccGTTACAGCATACTCCCATGACAAGTACCAAACGAGATTTCAAGCAAAGGTCAACTTTTTTCATCCTTTTCCAGATATGATCTAGTCAAGGCTCTTACAAATTGTGATTAGAAGAAAAGCACTTACGTGAAGATAATGTTAAGTTATACAAAGGAGTGAAGCGCCTTCGCAAAAAATGAAATATGTTACTTTCAATCTTGAACCATGGGCAGAAgtgaaacaaaaattgatttgaggCTATTCCCCTACTCATTTAATCCGAACAGTGCAGCGCACATAAAATTAAAAtggtaataattatttttaacatcTTAGCCAAAATACACACAATCTTTAACCGGCTAATTTAAAAAACGACCTCAAATTTCAACCTCCGTAAATGATTGTTTTACAGCAGACCACTTGGAACGAAACTTACTACAACACCCAACAAACTGTCCCAGGCCCTATCCACGTGAAACGGACAGccatgaataaaatcatgtgcTGGACTAGACTTAACAGAAAACAAACTAGCACAACCGAAATTGAAACCAAACCACGCCTCATATTTTCATACCCATGAACTTGTATGCAAACAAATGTAATAAAACAGACCGAAATGCTCGTTTACGGGACCAAAACGCAACAACAAACAATATTACTTCAAGATCAGTTTTATAGAATTAGGGTAGATGAAGGGAAAAGCTAGCAAGAAAAGAACGAAAAGGAGGCGGGTTCGCACCTTGTATTGTGCAGCAAACTCGGGCTTCTTGTCGAGTATTCCGACCGCCAAAACTCGATCAAACACCAAAATTAAGAGAAGAAACCAACAACCCTTTTTGTGACTTTTCTAGTGAAACTTTTTTGAATGTAGTCCGATTTTCCTTTAATCTCCCATTCTTTTTGATGATGGCGATTTTGGgggctatttatagccaaaatcCGAACTCCAAAGTCCGAATTTGAAGCACATTTCTATGGAGATGagatttgaattcaaaattatgaCTTCCATCTGCAAAAATTTCAGCTTTTATCAAGCTTTAGCTGCAAATCCTCAGAAAGTTCCATTTTTTGCACAAATTAGGGActgattttctcttattcttgacGATTTGCTAGCTTGGGGTGATAAAAATGGAAGATTCGTGTGGGTAGGTGACAGACGGTGGCCATCTATGGAGATCTTAAGGTTTCTCATTTGGGGTGGAAGGAGAGGAGGAAGGAGGAGAAGGGAAAGGGATGGCCggttttcatggtgtttttgagAAAAGAGGGATAGTGACCATACGATGGTTGCACTGTGGGAAAGATTGATTGAGACTATACTGTGCTTTGGAAGCATGCATATTTTGACGAGTTGGGATTCGTGAAATCATGTCTTGACATCTGTTTTATTGACCATAATTTGTACGGTCCGACTAATTGATCGGACGGTTTGGGCTTAATATAGGAATAAaaaatcttttatatatatatatgtgtaagtAGATGAATATATGAAAAGGTCAAATTAAAATCGATTATTTTTTATCGATTCGATCATTTAATAGGGCAGAttaaacttaataataataataaaataaataaataaatagacgaataataaataaatagatagatgaataaataaagaaaaataattgaatatatatatatatatatatatatatatataaagttgaaAATTTTGGATTTCTGGATTAAAATCGCAATGGTGGGCTAGATTGATCGGTGTCTGTTGGATGAAAAAGGCAAAATAGATATGGATACTGGACTGAATTTTGGGCATCTGGCTGAAATTCATAAAATGAGAGTTGGGTTTgagtgaaaaaaaatgaaatcggATAATCGTTAGCccgaatgttttttttttttgccaaaattaaatttattgatGCTCCCTGatatcctaaaaattatttttaatttaatgtatataaattaCAGACATAACTTGCATGAGCGTCCAATTTTATATCCCCTTTTTTGTGatttaatattaacaatatatatgtgtgtgtaaaaATAAGAATGTAATAAAATATACGAAAAAATCaggaatataataaaaatatgtatatttaaaaagatatattttatgtaataaaatatacatatatggtcACAATAttaccccaaaaataaagttagaaaagaTGCGAATGTGAATACCaaaagacatatatatatatatatatatatatatatatatatatatatatatatatattcattaaaatatttaattatatttaattaaatatttcatattatgaTGGAAAATGAATTTcccttttattaaaatttctagAAATAGAAACAGAAATacaaatcttattttttatttaatttttaaaaattattatatatatattttcgttcattaaaatatttaattatatttaattaaatatttcatattatgaTGGAAAATGAATTTcccttttattaaaatttctagAAATAGAAACAGAAATacaaatcttattttttatttaatttttaaaaattatttagggtCGAGGAGCATCGGAAAAGTAATTCCAAAAAAAGggcgagccaaaattgggtgtctaACAGTTATCAAAATGTTAAAAGAAAAAATCTGCAAACTTAATTCCGGAAAAAGggcgagccaaaattgggtgtcaacagttatcagaatgttaaaagaaaaaatttgcaAACTTAGTTAAAGTATACTGATTATTATTTTAACTTACCATCATACGTGATGACTTTGCCTCGTTCaattgaagaatttgttgaaACCGACCTCCCAATGACTTTTTAGAAAGAAAGCTAGATCGATCTCTATTTTTTCGGTTCCATACACCAAATAAGATTCTGACCTgttcaaaaaaatctaaaattgacatttcacgAGCCTCAACAAGACAAGAGTTGATACATTCTGCAATGTTGGAAGTCACCATCCTCCCCCTATTTATTGGAGCATGAACTCTTGACCACTTTTCAAATCCCACATTTTCCAAATATGCCTTAACTCTATTGTCAATCTTTCCCACTTTACACATaagctcatcaaaatcatccaactTGTACGCTTTAGCCATGGCAAAAAACTCGCCGGTTAGCTTGTCCTTACTCTTTCTATAATTCGTGCAAACATTCTTCCAAAGATGCCAAATACAAGCAAAAAGTGGTATACATGGATAGATCACACTAACCGCCTTGATTATGCTTTCATGTCTATCAGAGACAACGCACATATTATTGCGCTCACTGAAAGCAcacttgaattgctggaaaaaccACATCCAGGATAAATTATTCTCAGAATCTACAACCCCATACGCAAGCGGCAATATATGTCCTGATACATAATATCAAACAATGATTATGTCTAAGTTATATAACAATTACCATcatttgtaagaaaaaaataaatcactacGTGCAATACCTGCTCCATCAAGTATGCTAGCTGAAACGAATGTTCCCTGATATGGTCCTCTCATGTGATTATCGTCTACTACCACAATAGGCCTATAATATCCAAATCCCCTAATAAAAGGTTGTAGTGCTACGAATAGATACATGAACTGATTATCCGGAGACTTATGCATCCTTATATGTGAATTGGGATAAATCGAATTCAACATGTATACATAGGTAGGCATTTTCTTATATCCGTCGGCTGGTCGCCCTCTCAACATCTTTAAAGCACTTTCTTTAGCCCGCCACGCCTTCATGTAATCTATGTCCAAACCAAGTTCCCTTTTTATATCTTCAATAATGTCGCTTGGGGTGATTATTCTTTTGTAGTTCACCAACTTTGAAGCTGTTATTCCTGCTACAAAGGCAATGGTTGCATGTTGCTGCTCAAACACTCTGTCTATTATTAAGCAGGTGTGTTCATCGTTGAAGGTACATACTATAAATGTATCAGTACCATGCTTACAGGACGCCTTGAATACTCAACTACATTCCGACGATTTGCACAGCAAGACATAGCtgaaatatacataaaaaaaatgtatcGCTAATATGAAGTTAcgttaatttatttatatatgaatcaccatatacCATATGAATCACTACTTCAATCAAAAAGTGAGCCAATTAACCAATGAATAAACAATTAATATATATAGCTAATATGAACTTaatctgttattcttttttattatatgaatcacTAAGTTATATGAATAGCTTGTTTTTCCAACCTATTTATATGAATTACCAATATAAATCACCATTTATATGAatatccaattatattaatcacaaatatgaatcaccatatatataaatatccacTTACAATACTTATTAGCTATTTGTATCATTTATATGAATCACTGCTTATTTGAAACACCACTTACATTAATAACCAACTTAAAAAACAGTTAAATAAATCACCTGTTACGTTAATcactaaaattaaaatcaattatataaatcaccagttatatgaatcaccagtcatatggtgattcatatttgtgattaatataaaataatataaaaatgaatcaCTACATAAAACTAATATACAAATGTATCACTACACTTTTCAGATGTATCaaattgagaaataaatcaataattgtcattacaaaaaaaaaaaacctctgcTTGTCAGATCTCTCAGCTCTGAAATTGAACCTGTGCTTGATTGCTTAGTTACGCATTACCGAGACAAatgtatctttatttttatacttttggtTCACCTTTACAACACTATTATAGAAATCACTTATTAGTTCTTCACCACCCACATTAACAATTGGCAGAGATTCAACGTTATCAACTACAGCAACTGCAAGTTCATACGGATCAACAAAATCATAACACTCAATCGTCATATCATCCGCGTCAACATCATCACTGTCAATTACAATATCACTAGTTGTAATACACAATGGATACTTCCCGAATATAGATTCAGctttcaaaatctgaagaaaaagttCCACAGCCATATTATTATGAATCTCCAACGCTAATGAATTACATTGAGCAACATATTTTGCATGAATTCTTTTCAGAGATACGTCAATTTTTAATTGAGTTGATATGATGTCTATTAAATCTTGATATGACATTTTTTCATGAATTACAATACCGTCAACCTGATAGTTATTGTACCTTATTTCAGAAACCCATTCCCCAGAATGATGCAACAACACAGTGACGAGATCCATTGAAGAAAttcagaaaaaaatattgatcgatTTTTTTATTCCAAAATTGAAAATCTTTGAGAATCTAATGTGGTTTGAGTCATTTGTTGAAATTTTAACAAATGGAATTGCCTTTTTAATGCTTGTAACAGTTTAGGCGAGATTTACGTTGTTAAAATCAGTGAAAATTTCTTGCTTCCTAAAATAATTACCTAATTTGTTACACATGTATCACTTTTAGATATGTATCACTGTTTAATAAATGTATCACTAATTCAAAAATctgggataaaatgtaattaacaaaataaatggaattttatataatattgctTAAACTatcagggatttatgtaagttactctttttttataggttttaaCTTTCCATGATTAATATGATACATTTTACGCTCTTAACCTATTTCCCAAAAAAGTGTTATATTGGacctttttataataattaataataataaaataatttcataatcttttctttctccacGAAAGCaaaattcttttttctcttttgagtTCGAAAAATCACAACTTAGTTTAATTCAAATAGAATTTTTCtcctttgaataaataaatgacattTTTCAAtgtttaaatgaatttttttaatatatatatatatatatatataaaaaatcaattctttgcAAAATTAGTCACTTTTTAGTCAAGTTAGTTTCTTTTTGATAAACTGttttaaacggacgctcctaagtgccttaaaaaccttcttagggagTTAATTGaaccttaaccggaatctctagttttaaaggttaatttctgtttttgaacctttgaaactcttttaatttttttcttgatttttctataaaaatcaagtggcgactctgtaaattttcttaaaattattttgaaattttctcaacttttcttgaaatagttttaagatGAAAACCATTTTCTCGCCAAAGTAAAATCCGAAATGGATAAAACAATTCAAACCAAAActaaattgcaaaattaaaatatacacaAATGCAGGAAACAAACATATTTCATTAATACTTCATTTCAAGGATGGTGTAGAACCAtatatacaacaaaaacaacaaaatgaagAAGTTTTTGTCTAACATTCCTAACCATGAAAGCTTCTCCTTGCAACgaacttaaaacaaaaaaaaccaaCAGAAATAAAAAACTAATCTAAGGGGATTGGGGGGGATGATTATCTCATCGCGGTCCATGTTGAGTCGCTCCACAATCGCCCATAAAAAATGAGCAATCCATTGGAGTTTGCGGTGGCAGTGCTCCCTGTCCTGTCCTAGACCATAGAACAGACGGTTTAGGTCATTACGGAGGAGGAGAAGGTCGAAGTTACGCTGGAACCTCCTTCTTGGTCTCAATGGAATGCCTGGCATCTTGTCAATTTAATCTATTTATTAGTTGACGAAGATGAATTTTGGGTATAGTAGATGGGTATTTATATAGACTAAAATAGAACCCTTTGGTCTTCCCGCCCATTGATTGGTAAACATGTGAATTGGTGGAAATCGAGGAGGTAGCGTATACCCAATTGATGCAATGTGTAAGTGGACGTGCAACAACTTTTTTGATGTACAATAAATACTCAACTGTTCATCTGTCCCTTTGAATATTTAGAGTTTTTAATAGACTTTATATGGGGTCGATAATAAACTATGtgttaaataaagaatacaaGCAATAGACCTGACACACAATATATGCAATACCTTAAAAGGTCGATAATAGACACATAGTAAAATTGATAAGGCTGATATTAATCAGACCATTGAAGGGTTGTCAAAATGCATACACTGCCATGACTTATAAAAACACGAATTAATACAAGTTTAACTatgatttgttgttgttacaaGTGGTTCTCTTGTGTCCGGATCTCTTGCACAGTGAACACTTGTTCCTCCTCTTCGACTTGAAAGTCTCACCCACGCCTTTAacacattttattttctttcttccgAGCTTGGTAACCACAGGAGGTGGAATAATGTTCACGTCTAGCAATTCTTATGGCACGCGTCATTCGAACTCCAAAGGgacaacattaattgattttGAATACGCAAGGAGGTACTCTTCCATTTTATACATGGGCGAAAAGTAA encodes the following:
- the LOC107865398 gene encoding uncharacterized protein LOC107865398, with translation MAVELFLQILKAESIFGKYPLCITTSDIVIDSDDVDADDMTIECYDFVDPYELAVAVVDNVESLPIVNVGGEELISDFYNSVVKVNQKYKNKDTFVSVMPMSCCANRRNVVEYSRRPQHATIAFVAGITASKLVNYKRIITPSDIIEDIKRELGLDIDYMKAWRAKESALKMLRGRPADGYKKMPTYVYMLNSIYPNSHIRMHKSPDNQFMYLFVALQPFIRGFGYYRPIVVVDDNHMRGPYQGTFVSASILDGAGHILPLAYGVVDSENNLSWMWFFQQFKCAFSERNNMCVVSDRHESIIKAVSVIYPCIPLFACIWHLWKNVCTNYRKSKDKLTGEFFAMAKAYKLDDFDELMCKVGKIDNRVKAYLENVGFEKWSRVHAPINRGRMVTSNIAECINSCLVEAREMSILDFFEQVRILFGVWNRKNRDRSSFLSKKSLGGRFQQILQLNEAKSSRMMIRESTNYIYDVYEEGRKYIIRLDNRTYNCGRFQLDEIPCEHAIVVLKSKHVKEMKSYYSDYYKKETLVKTYEMSLCPMPDKQDWHVPPEVFEDVLLPPKYKRPLGRPKKGRKKISEKFSSTSNHCGKCGYEGHNRRTCNYFLKKM